The window GTGAAGCGTGTAAGCCCTAGCTTCTTTCGCAACCAAGCGCGTTCTTCCGGGCTGGGTGGACGGAAGCGATCGGGATCAACGCCCACGGGGACCACCTGAGCCTCAAGGCCAAAATGGCGGCGTATGTAGCCCGCTGCCCATTGGGTGCCCACGAAAATGGCGTCAGCCATGGCTACTCTGCGGGCTTTGGTGATGCGATAGATAAAGCGGTACAAGCGCTTCAGGCCCAAGGGATAATGGTATTCGAGTTGATCGTGGAGAAATACGCTTCTAGGCCGGGGTAAAAAGGGTAAGAGTTTGTACGTGGATGGAAACCACGCTTGAAGAACCCGCACATGCGCTTCTTGGGTTAGGCGAACCAGCTGGTTTAGACGGGTGTAGGTATACGTGGCTACACCTCTGTGGTTGAGGGTCTGGATTAGATACTCCAATTTGGGATTGTCGGGTAAGTAAACAGCGGGTTGGATTCCGTGAAGGGACAAACGGGGCAGGGTTTCCAGTAGCCATATCTCACTTCCTGCAATACGAGGGGCATCGGTTAGAAATGCGACCCTAAGCATTGACGATCTCCAAAAGCACACACTTTAGATGGAGTGCGGCTTTTTGAAGCGTGTGTTCCCTGAGAACTCGTCTGCGAGCTTGGATGCCGAGTTCGGGCTTAGTCAAGGCCTTGGTCAAGGCCCTAGCGAGGCGCCAGGGGAAAGGGGGGACGATAAACCCCTCCACCCCGTCTGTCAGGAGCTCTTTTTGCGCGGGAATGGGGGTGGTCACCACGGGAAGCCCGGAGGCCATGGCCTCGAGGGTGGCCAGGGATTGGTTCTCCCCTAGGGTAGGAAGAAGCATGGCATCTGCAACCCGGTAGAGCTCGGGCATGTCTTCCCTTCGGCCCAG is drawn from Thermus sp. LT1-2-5 and contains these coding sequences:
- a CDS encoding glycosyltransferase family 4 protein, translating into MLRVAFLTDAPRIAGSEIWLLETLPRLSLHGIQPAVYLPDNPKLEYLIQTLNHRGVATYTYTRLNQLVRLTQEAHVRVLQAWFPSTYKLLPFLPRPRSVFLHDQLEYHYPLGLKRLYRFIYRITKARRVAMADAIFVGTQWAAGYIRRHFGLEAQVVPVGVDPDRFRPPSPEERAWLRKKLGLTRFTLLTPARFTPEKNQLSIVLAAQHVEADFLLAGEGTWAHPLRWLAQSLGISNVRFLGGQNDTAELYRASDAVLFPTLADNPGLVILEGMASGLPVIASAHPPQQEVISPNEGLLIKPSPRAIAEAVRWLMHHPQEAQRMGEQGRARVLGERTNALSAKRLAEELERLALKST
- a CDS encoding glycosyltransferase family 4 protein, producing MVLVPARMSPEKNHLAVLLTAKLLPQVIFLLVGTGELLRLWQGLARALNLHNARFLGRREDMPELYRVADAMLLPTLGENQSLATLEAMASGLPVVTTPIPAQKELLTDGVEGFIVPPFPWRLARALTKALTKPELGIQARRRVLREHTLQKAALHLKCVLLEIVNA